In Lactococcus garvieae subsp. garvieae, the following proteins share a genomic window:
- a CDS encoding metal ABC transporter ATP-binding protein, producing the protein MLKISNLSVEYKGNLALENISLHIPEGSCTGVIGPNGAGKSTLMKSILEMIPTKSGSVTIDETPLKTFKRKIAYVAQRSEIDLSFPITVFDTVLTGTYPNLKLFQKPRKKERQKAEHALHKLGLDNFKERQLSALSGGQLQRVFIARALAQEADYYFLDEPFVGIDMMSEKIIINILEELRQNGKTIIIVHHNLHNVKAYFDYLVILNKKLICADYTAQSFTNENLQRAYGEALGDIIIKESEG; encoded by the coding sequence ATGTTAAAAATTTCAAATTTATCCGTCGAATATAAAGGTAACCTTGCCTTAGAAAATATATCACTACATATACCTGAAGGCTCCTGTACAGGAGTTATTGGACCTAACGGTGCGGGGAAGTCAACTTTGATGAAAAGCATCTTAGAGATGATCCCAACCAAATCCGGTTCAGTCACCATCGATGAAACCCCACTCAAAACTTTCAAGAGAAAGATTGCCTATGTTGCACAACGTAGCGAAATTGATCTTAGCTTTCCAATCACGGTCTTTGATACCGTTTTGACAGGTACATATCCCAACTTAAAACTCTTTCAAAAGCCCCGTAAAAAAGAAAGACAAAAAGCGGAACATGCACTTCATAAACTTGGCTTGGACAATTTTAAAGAGCGCCAGTTAAGTGCTTTGTCTGGCGGACAATTGCAACGTGTTTTCATCGCTCGTGCACTGGCCCAAGAAGCTGACTATTACTTTTTAGATGAACCTTTTGTGGGTATCGATATGATGAGCGAAAAAATCATCATTAATATACTTGAAGAGTTACGCCAGAATGGTAAAACGATTATCATTGTTCACCACAATCTTCATAACGTTAAAGCATATTTTGATTATCTGGTTATTCTTAATAAAAAACTTATTTGTGCTGATTATACTGCCCAATCTTTCACTAATGAAAATCTTCAAAGAGCGTACGGTGAAGCCTTAGGCGATATCATCATCAAGGAAAGCGAGGGCTAG
- a CDS encoding metal ABC transporter permease produces the protein MDILFFLSDITGLTVTMLSAFIASILLGIISGILGSFIVLRRLSLMGDALSHAVLPGVAVSYMLGINVLIGATVSGILGAILIQFIIKHSNLKTDASIGIILSSFFALGIILITKAESGADLNHILFGNILAVTPHELVQSFVLLIAVVLVVKLFFKELLITSFDPTMSKAYGLNNTFYHYLLMILLTLFTISALSQVGIVLVVAMLIIPASISYLWVNKLPYMIAMSSVLGVLFGILGVIISFQYDLPTSATIVIVGALTFALSFFLSPRNGFIRYPKKGPQS, from the coding sequence GTGGATATTTTATTTTTTCTTTCAGATATAACAGGCCTTACTGTAACCATGCTGAGTGCTTTTATCGCTTCCATTTTATTAGGGATAATCTCCGGAATTTTAGGGAGTTTTATCGTCTTGAGACGTCTTTCTCTCATGGGTGATGCTTTATCTCACGCTGTCTTGCCTGGGGTTGCTGTCTCCTACATGCTAGGGATAAATGTTTTGATTGGCGCAACAGTATCTGGGATTTTAGGTGCCATTCTGATTCAATTTATCATCAAACATAGTAATTTGAAGACAGATGCTTCGATTGGTATTATCCTAAGTAGCTTCTTTGCTCTAGGAATCATATTAATCACAAAAGCTGAAAGTGGTGCAGACCTTAACCATATTCTTTTTGGAAATATCCTTGCCGTTACTCCACACGAACTTGTTCAGTCTTTCGTTTTATTGATTGCTGTTGTTCTGGTAGTCAAACTCTTCTTCAAGGAGCTACTTATTACTTCCTTTGATCCAACTATGTCTAAAGCTTATGGTTTAAACAATACTTTTTATCACTATTTATTGATGATTTTGCTGACACTTTTTACAATTTCTGCCTTGTCACAAGTCGGAATTGTTCTTGTGGTTGCCATGCTTATCATTCCTGCCTCTATTTCTTACCTCTGGGTAAATAAATTGCCATATATGATCGCGATGTCTTCTGTCTTAGGTGTATTATTTGGTATTTTGGGCGTTATTATCAGCTTCCAATACGATCTGCCTACAAGCGCAACCATTGTAATCGTTGGGGCACTTACCTTTGCCCTCTCCTTCTTCCTCAGCCCTCGCAACGGATTTATCCGCTATCCTAAGAAAGGACCTCAATCATGA
- a CDS encoding metal ABC transporter substrate-binding protein yields the protein MNRKQLSLIALLASLLLLLTACSPKKEESMASDKLKVVTTYSIIADIAENIGKDHVDVYSMVPRGTDPHQYDPKPNDTQAVEKADLVFYNGLNLETGKGWFDKLIKNSRKEDSTFMVSQGVTPIHLSEKGKESEEDPHAWLNIQNGIIYAQNIEKELSKKDPQHKEDYQKNLKAYTDKLQQLDTEAKAKIATIPEEDRILVTSEGAFKYFSKQYGLTAEYIWEINTDNQGTPAQLNRINTIVKDKNVKALFVETSVSPKTMESVSRQTGVKIYSKIFTDSLADEGQKGDTYYDMLKWNIDHITDGLSGK from the coding sequence ATGAACCGCAAACAGCTCTCTTTAATTGCCCTTTTAGCCTCACTTCTGCTACTTCTTACAGCATGCTCGCCTAAAAAAGAAGAAAGTATGGCATCTGATAAACTTAAGGTTGTAACCACCTACTCCATCATTGCCGATATTGCCGAAAATATCGGGAAAGACCATGTGGATGTTTATAGCATGGTCCCACGTGGCACGGATCCTCATCAGTACGATCCGAAACCCAATGACACTCAAGCAGTCGAAAAAGCCGACCTTGTTTTTTACAATGGCCTCAATTTGGAAACTGGAAAAGGTTGGTTTGATAAGCTGATTAAAAATAGTCGTAAAGAAGATTCAACCTTTATGGTTAGCCAAGGTGTTACTCCCATTCACTTAAGTGAAAAAGGCAAAGAAAGTGAAGAAGACCCGCATGCTTGGCTGAATATTCAAAACGGCATTATTTATGCCCAAAATATCGAAAAGGAACTTTCAAAGAAAGATCCTCAGCATAAAGAAGATTATCAAAAAAATCTCAAAGCATATACAGATAAGCTACAACAGCTGGACACAGAAGCAAAAGCTAAGATTGCAACCATTCCGGAGGAAGACCGAATCTTGGTTACCAGTGAAGGTGCTTTTAAGTACTTCTCAAAACAATACGGCCTTACAGCTGAATATATCTGGGAAATCAATACAGACAACCAAGGTACACCAGCCCAACTCAACCGTATCAACACGATTGTTAAAGATAAAAATGTAAAAGCACTCTTTGTGGAAACCAGCGTTTCACCAAAAACGATGGAATCTGTCTCTAGACAAACCGGTGTAAAAATCTACTCGAAAATCTTTACTGATTCACTTGCTGACGAAGGTCAGAAAGGTGACACCTATTACGATATGCTCAAATGGAATATTGACCATATCACTGATGGGTTAAGTGGTAAGTAA
- the gndA gene encoding NADP-dependent phosphogluconate dehydrogenase has product MTQANFGVVGMAVMGKNLALNVESRGYTVALFNRTTAKTEEVVAEHPDKNFVLTKTIEEFVAAIEKPRRIMLMVQAGPATDATIQALLPHLDKGDILIDGGNTHFPDTMRRNAELADSGINFIGTGVSGGEKGALEGPSIMPGGQKEAYDLIAPIFEQIAGKAPQDGKPCVAYMGPNGAGHYVKMVHNGIEYGDMQLIAESYDLLKRVLGLDNAEIQSIFEEWNEGELDSYLIEITKEVLKRKDDQGTDGYIVDKILDKAGNKGTGKWTSQSSLDLGVPLPLITESVFARFISTYKDERVKASSILSGPEVKFSGDKAEIVEKIRQALYFSKIMSYAQGFAQLRQASKEYDWDLPYGTIAQIWRAGCIIRAEFLQNITDAFDKDANLENLLLDEYFIDITKRYQAAVRDVVSLAVQAGIPVPTFTSAISYYDSYRSANLPANLIQAQRDYFGAHTYERNDMEGIFHYDWYTED; this is encoded by the coding sequence ATGACTCAAGCTAACTTTGGCGTAGTCGGTATGGCCGTAATGGGTAAAAACTTAGCCCTCAATGTTGAATCACGTGGATATACGGTTGCCTTATTTAATCGTACGACTGCAAAAACAGAAGAAGTTGTAGCTGAACATCCAGATAAAAATTTTGTTTTGACAAAAACAATCGAAGAATTTGTAGCTGCGATTGAAAAACCACGCCGTATTATGCTTATGGTACAAGCAGGTCCAGCAACAGATGCGACAATTCAAGCACTTTTACCACATTTGGATAAAGGGGATATCTTGATTGATGGTGGGAATACACATTTCCCAGATACAATGCGTCGTAATGCAGAGCTTGCAGACTCAGGTATTAACTTTATTGGTACAGGTGTTTCAGGTGGTGAAAAGGGCGCTCTTGAAGGTCCTTCAATCATGCCTGGCGGACAAAAAGAAGCTTATGATTTGATTGCACCAATCTTTGAACAAATCGCAGGTAAAGCACCTCAAGATGGCAAACCATGTGTGGCTTATATGGGCCCTAATGGTGCAGGACACTATGTAAAAATGGTCCACAATGGTATCGAGTATGGCGATATGCAACTCATTGCTGAATCTTATGATCTTTTGAAACGTGTACTTGGTCTTGATAATGCTGAAATCCAATCTATCTTTGAAGAATGGAATGAAGGCGAATTAGACAGCTACCTTATCGAAATCACAAAAGAAGTCCTTAAACGTAAAGATGATCAAGGTACAGACGGTTATATCGTGGACAAAATCCTTGATAAGGCCGGAAATAAAGGAACAGGTAAATGGACATCACAAAGTTCGCTCGATTTGGGTGTTCCATTACCATTGATTACTGAATCAGTGTTTGCACGTTTCATCTCAACCTATAAAGATGAACGTGTGAAAGCAAGCTCAATCTTATCAGGTCCAGAAGTGAAATTCTCAGGCGACAAAGCTGAAATTGTGGAAAAAATCCGTCAAGCGCTCTATTTCTCAAAAATTATGAGCTATGCCCAAGGTTTTGCTCAACTCCGCCAAGCTTCTAAAGAATACGATTGGGATCTTCCTTACGGTACCATCGCGCAAATCTGGCGTGCAGGATGTATCATCCGTGCTGAATTCTTGCAAAACATTACAGATGCTTTTGACAAAGATGCTAACCTTGAAAACCTTCTCTTGGATGAATACTTCATCGATATTACAAAACGCTACCAAGCAGCAGTACGTGATGTAGTAAGTCTTGCTGTTCAAGCTGGTATCCCCGTACCAACGTTCACAAGTGCAATCAGCTACTATGATAGCTACCGCTCAGCAAACTTGCCAGCGAACCTTATCCAAGCACAACGTGACTACTTCGGTGCCCACACATACGAACGTAATGACATGGAAGGAATCTTCCATTATGATTGGTATACAGAAGACTAA
- a CDS encoding YtxH domain-containing protein — protein sequence MSKKSGFLAGALIGAAAALFFAPKKGSEMREDASKMYDDFKDDPEAALNNLRDFSTEKFNDIKERFDSGEISADSAKDYLTSKRDLIKEKVDSGELSKDSVIEFFNSTRDAIVDKINQAKEDTEELFDENESEITDEVVEKIAEFKEKLDDSADTVAEKVEDVKEDAAEAVENNVDFGKISEEAGELEKKAKDLSGTEW from the coding sequence ATGTCTAAAAAATCAGGATTTTTAGCAGGAGCTTTGATTGGTGCCGCTGCAGCTTTGTTTTTCGCCCCTAAAAAAGGAAGCGAAATGCGTGAAGATGCGAGTAAGATGTATGACGACTTTAAAGACGATCCAGAAGCCGCATTGAACAACTTACGCGATTTTTCGACAGAAAAATTCAATGATATCAAAGAGCGTTTTGATTCAGGAGAAATTTCTGCAGACTCAGCAAAAGATTATTTGACAAGTAAACGTGATTTGATTAAAGAAAAAGTTGATTCAGGTGAACTTTCAAAAGACTCTGTTATTGAATTTTTCAACAGCACACGGGATGCAATAGTTGATAAAATCAATCAAGCGAAAGAAGATACTGAAGAACTTTTTGATGAGAACGAATCAGAAATTACTGACGAAGTAGTGGAAAAAATTGCTGAGTTCAAAGAAAAGTTGGATGACAGTGCGGATACAGTCGCAGAAAAGGTCGAAGATGTTAAAGAAGATGCTGCAGAAGCAGTAGAAAATAACGTCGACTTTGGTAAAATTTCTGAAGAAGCCGGAGAGCTTGAAAAAAAAGCTAAAGACCTCTCAGGTACAGAATGGTAA
- a CDS encoding DUF948 domain-containing protein, with protein MGEISVQNIAWLIIAIAFAALVIFLIVLLVKVSKVVEEANRTVKLVSSDVDVLLHQADGLMAKANVLLDDVNGKVATIDPLFVAVAELSESVTAVNKSSRDMVERFSRKSGTVGRSASTLVLAKTANKFMKKNKKKKVEDK; from the coding sequence ATGGGAGAAATTAGTGTACAAAATATAGCCTGGCTGATCATTGCAATTGCTTTTGCAGCTTTGGTTATCTTCTTAATTGTACTGTTAGTTAAAGTTTCAAAGGTTGTTGAGGAAGCCAATCGTACGGTGAAACTCGTCTCTAGTGATGTCGATGTTTTGCTTCACCAAGCGGACGGCTTGATGGCGAAAGCCAATGTTCTTTTAGATGATGTTAATGGAAAAGTTGCAACAATTGACCCTCTCTTCGTTGCAGTAGCAGAGCTTTCAGAGAGTGTTACTGCGGTGAATAAAAGCAGTCGCGACATGGTTGAACGTTTCTCAAGAAAATCGGGAACGGTTGGTCGTTCAGCTTCGACTTTAGTATTGGCTAAAACAGCAAACAAATTTATGAAGAAGAACAAGAAAAAGAAAGTGGAGGATAAATAA
- the lgt gene encoding prolipoprotein diacylglyceryl transferase, translated as MNKIALESGPFSIHWYAIFIVTGAALGVWLACKEAPRRGLTSDDVIDFILWAFPIGLIGVRAYYVAFQWDYYSQHPSEIIALWDGGGAIYGGLIAGAIVLFVFSYYRMINPLDLLDISIPGVLIGQAFGRWGNFVNQEAYGDAVSNLNYLPTFIREQMFIDGAYRIPTFLYESIGTFSGFLLIMIFRHRIPGLKRGEIFAFYLIWYGAVRFIVEGMRTDSLMWGAFRVSQVFSALMIVAGIAFVLIRRLKKID; from the coding sequence ATGAATAAGATTGCTTTAGAGTCAGGACCCTTTTCCATTCATTGGTATGCGATTTTCATTGTGACGGGGGCTGCCCTAGGTGTCTGGCTGGCATGTAAGGAAGCACCACGGAGAGGATTGACCTCAGATGATGTGATTGACTTTATCTTATGGGCTTTCCCAATCGGTCTGATCGGTGTCCGGGCTTATTACGTTGCTTTCCAATGGGATTATTATAGCCAACATCCGAGTGAAATTATCGCTCTTTGGGATGGCGGAGGTGCAATTTATGGCGGTCTGATTGCGGGAGCAATTGTCTTGTTTGTCTTTTCTTACTATAGGATGATTAATCCTCTGGATTTACTGGATATAAGTATTCCTGGTGTATTAATCGGACAAGCTTTTGGACGTTGGGGAAATTTTGTCAATCAGGAAGCCTATGGTGATGCAGTAAGCAACTTAAATTATCTGCCGACCTTTATTCGAGAGCAGATGTTTATTGATGGCGCTTATCGAATACCCACTTTCCTCTACGAAAGTATTGGAACCTTTTCGGGCTTTCTTCTCATTATGATTTTCCGCCATCGTATTCCAGGACTTAAGCGTGGTGAAATCTTTGCTTTCTACCTTATCTGGTATGGAGCGGTTCGCTTTATTGTGGAAGGCATGCGGACAGACAGTCTGATGTGGGGAGCATTCCGTGTATCACAGGTCTTCTCAGCCCTAATGATTGTTGCGGGTATAGCGTTTGTGCTCATCAGACGTTTGAAAAAAATTGATTAA
- the hprK gene encoding HPr(Ser) kinase/phosphatase — MTVTVQDLIKKIKFNVIYSTETALQKEVTTSDILRPGLEMSGYFEYFTPERIQLFGMKEWSYMMNEVGDARYDILKKVMTEITPVVIVARNLEIPEEMVNAARKHDIVLLQSRETTSRLNSILTSYLDEELAERVSVHGVLMDIYGVGVLIQGASGIGKSETALDLVARNHRLVADDRVDVFQRDAFTLAGEPAPVLQNFLELRGVGIIDVMSLYGARAVKDQTDIDLTIYLEPYEVGGEFDRLGNGVKNIILADVEVPQIKIPVKTGRNVSTIIEAAVMNYRAKDMGYDATALFEDRLTHLIENNS; from the coding sequence ATGACAGTCACAGTACAAGATCTCATCAAAAAAATAAAATTTAATGTTATCTATTCGACGGAAACAGCACTTCAAAAAGAAGTGACCACCTCAGATATTTTACGCCCAGGTTTAGAGATGTCTGGTTATTTTGAATACTTTACCCCTGAACGGATACAACTTTTCGGGATGAAGGAATGGTCCTACATGATGAACGAGGTAGGTGATGCGCGTTATGATATTCTCAAAAAGGTAATGACGGAGATAACTCCTGTTGTTATCGTTGCACGTAATCTTGAAATTCCGGAAGAGATGGTGAATGCAGCGCGTAAGCATGATATTGTCTTGCTACAGTCACGTGAGACAACTAGCCGTCTGAACAGCATCCTGACCTCTTACTTGGATGAAGAGCTGGCAGAGCGTGTCAGTGTACACGGAGTCTTGATGGACATTTATGGTGTGGGTGTTTTGATTCAGGGAGCAAGTGGTATTGGGAAATCAGAAACGGCTTTGGACTTGGTGGCGCGTAACCACCGTCTCGTGGCTGATGATCGTGTCGATGTTTTCCAAAGAGATGCCTTTACTTTAGCGGGGGAACCGGCGCCAGTTTTGCAAAATTTCTTGGAGCTTCGTGGTGTTGGTATTATTGATGTTATGAGTTTGTACGGTGCGCGTGCGGTCAAGGATCAAACGGATATTGATTTAACAATTTATCTTGAACCTTATGAAGTAGGGGGCGAATTTGACCGTTTGGGTAATGGTGTGAAAAACATTATTCTTGCAGATGTTGAGGTGCCACAGATCAAGATTCCTGTAAAAACAGGACGTAATGTCTCCACAATTATTGAGGCTGCCGTGATGAACTATCGTGCCAAAGATATGGGCTATGATGCAACGGCACTTTTTGAAGATCGTTTGACACATTTGATCGAAAACAATAGCTAA
- the arr gene encoding NAD(+)--rifampin ADP-ribosyltransferase, with product MEKVHDEGPFYHGTKVELKIGDYLRAGFVSNYDSRVTMNHIYFTALKDGAGFAAQIAAGKAEVPHVYLVEPTGPYENDPNVTDKKFSGNPTRSYRSTTPLKVIAEVTDWARQPQDKIDILREKIATRATNSKTTIIN from the coding sequence ATGGAAAAAGTACATGATGAAGGTCCTTTCTACCACGGGACGAAAGTCGAACTCAAAATAGGGGATTATTTAAGGGCGGGTTTTGTCTCTAATTATGATTCACGTGTGACTATGAATCATATCTATTTTACAGCTTTAAAAGATGGCGCTGGCTTTGCTGCCCAAATCGCTGCTGGAAAAGCTGAGGTGCCACATGTCTATCTGGTGGAGCCAACAGGTCCTTATGAAAATGATCCCAATGTCACCGATAAAAAATTCTCGGGTAATCCCACACGTTCCTATCGCTCTACTACACCATTAAAAGTAATTGCTGAGGTGACCGATTGGGCGCGACAACCACAAGATAAGATTGACATTTTACGGGAAAAAATTGCCACACGTGCGACAAACAGTAAAACAACCATTATTAATTAA
- a CDS encoding GtrA family protein, protein MEKIKNFAKTEAFTYLVFGVLTTLVYYVFMQSSFYLLNHPGINAGAISEAIGQIVSIIFAFFTNKIWVFKHKSTHIFRDFLNFAAGRLFFMLLAIVLKWWFIDSHPEILMDLLHLKKPVVVLALSLAIQVLNIVLNYFYSKFIVFRKKAKV, encoded by the coding sequence ATGGAAAAAATTAAAAACTTTGCTAAGACTGAGGCTTTCACTTATCTCGTCTTCGGTGTCTTGACGACCCTTGTCTATTACGTCTTTATGCAGTCAAGCTTTTATCTGCTTAATCACCCCGGGATAAATGCGGGGGCGATTTCAGAGGCAATCGGACAAATTGTCAGTATTATCTTTGCTTTCTTTACCAATAAAATTTGGGTTTTCAAACATAAATCTACGCATATTTTCCGTGATTTCCTTAACTTTGCTGCTGGACGTTTATTCTTCATGCTTTTGGCTATTGTTCTGAAATGGTGGTTTATCGATAGTCATCCGGAGATTTTGATGGATCTCTTGCACTTGAAAAAACCAGTAGTCGTTCTTGCTCTTTCACTGGCCATCCAAGTATTGAATATTGTCTTGAACTATTTCTATTCAAAATTTATTGTTTTCCGTAAAAAAGCGAAAGTATAA
- a CDS encoding YihY/virulence factor BrkB family protein — protein sequence MKALFQRVSSWQTLKDFMNFYKSSEMSLSSIAVAYYLLLSIFPLLLIFANILPFLNLDIDMILDVLHDQIPDQIYDMSVGFIRNVLENPNTGLLSISVLAGFWTFSRALATLQMAMNKAYEVSEHRDFILSRIIGLVVGLGLMVMLSLTILISTFGQVILTYVHENLFAFDDRLYRTLQTATLPVVIIVVLISLILLYFVLPNVKIHKLRYIMPGTIFSTLVLVALPHFFGAYLSRALGQMRDFKLVGSLLIFGLMIWFIFIAKVIIIGAVFNATYQKKSFGQIETRRGEIVAFIKEIRK from the coding sequence ATGAAAGCTCTTTTTCAACGTGTATCGTCTTGGCAAACTTTGAAAGACTTCATGAACTTTTATAAAAGTTCAGAGATGTCCTTATCAAGTATTGCTGTGGCTTATTACTTGCTTTTATCCATTTTCCCGCTACTTTTGATTTTTGCCAACATTCTCCCCTTCTTAAATCTTGATATTGATATGATCTTGGATGTGCTTCATGATCAGATCCCGGATCAGATTTATGATATGAGTGTCGGATTTATCCGAAATGTCTTAGAAAATCCCAATACAGGATTACTTTCGATTTCCGTTTTGGCTGGTTTTTGGACATTTTCTCGCGCACTTGCGACCTTACAGATGGCTATGAACAAAGCTTATGAGGTTTCAGAACATCGTGATTTCATTCTCAGCCGAATCATTGGTCTAGTTGTTGGCTTAGGGCTCATGGTTATGCTCTCTTTAACTATCTTGATTTCAACATTTGGTCAGGTGATTTTGACCTATGTGCATGAGAACCTCTTTGCCTTTGATGATCGACTGTATCGGACATTGCAAACAGCTACCTTACCAGTTGTCATCATTGTTGTGCTTATTTCTTTGATTTTACTGTACTTTGTCTTACCCAACGTCAAAATACATAAGTTACGTTATATTATGCCCGGGACCATTTTCTCTACTTTGGTTCTTGTGGCCCTGCCTCATTTTTTTGGGGCCTATTTAAGTCGAGCTTTAGGGCAAATGCGTGACTTTAAACTGGTTGGTTCCTTGCTTATTTTTGGTTTAATGATTTGGTTTATTTTCATTGCTAAAGTTATTATCATCGGAGCGGTATTCAACGCCACTTATCAGAAAAAGTCCTTTGGTCAAATCGAAACACGACGTGGTGAGATTGTTGCTTTTATTAAAGAAATTAGAAAATAA
- a CDS encoding methionyl aminopeptidase, which translates to MITLKSQREIDQMDRAGSLLASIHIGLRDLIKPGIDMWEIEEYVRKVCKENNTLPLQIGVDGSIMDYPYATCCSLNDEVAHSFPRHMKLKDGDLIKVDMVLGMVEDGSVDVSKLDFDNVPEMKKYTEGFSGAIADSCWAYAVGTPSEEVKNLMDVTRECLYLGIEQAVVGNRIGDIGAAIQEYAESRGYGVVRDLVGHGMGPTFHEDPLVPHYGKAGRGLRLREGMVLTIEPMITTGTWEIDTDMETGWMHKTLDGGLSCQYEHQFVITKDGPVILTSQGEEGTY; encoded by the coding sequence GTGATTACATTAAAATCTCAACGTGAAATAGATCAAATGGATCGTGCCGGCTCTTTATTGGCAAGCATCCATATCGGTTTGCGTGATTTGATAAAACCAGGTATCGACATGTGGGAAATCGAAGAATATGTACGAAAAGTCTGTAAAGAAAATAATACGCTTCCTCTCCAAATCGGTGTAGATGGTTCAATTATGGATTATCCTTATGCCACATGTTGTTCACTGAACGATGAGGTGGCGCACAGTTTTCCACGCCACATGAAATTAAAAGATGGCGACCTTATCAAAGTAGACATGGTTTTGGGTATGGTTGAAGATGGTTCTGTTGATGTTTCAAAACTTGATTTTGATAATGTTCCTGAGATGAAGAAATATACGGAAGGTTTCAGTGGAGCCATTGCAGATAGCTGCTGGGCTTATGCCGTAGGCACACCATCAGAAGAAGTGAAGAACCTTATGGATGTGACACGTGAGTGTCTCTATCTCGGAATCGAACAAGCTGTTGTTGGTAACCGTATCGGTGACATTGGAGCAGCTATTCAAGAATATGCAGAAAGTCGTGGTTATGGTGTAGTTCGTGACCTTGTCGGTCATGGTATGGGGCCAACTTTCCACGAAGATCCACTGGTGCCACATTACGGAAAAGCTGGACGTGGCTTACGTTTGCGTGAGGGTATGGTTTTGACCATTGAACCCATGATTACGACAGGGACTTGGGAAATTGATACCGATATGGAAACAGGTTGGATGCATAAGACATTGGACGGCGGTTTATCTTGTCAATATGAACATCAGTTTGTCATTACCAAAGATGGTCCAGTAATTTTGACAAGCCAAGGAGAAGAAGGCACTTACTAA
- a CDS encoding flavodoxin — MALAKVVYASMTGNTQEIAEIVADKLEDLGLDVDLDECTSVDADEFEDADLCIVATYTYGDGELPDEIVDFYEDLQDVDLSGKTFGVCGSGDTFYDDFCICVDMFEEQFALTGAEKGAESVKVDLNAEDEDITNLENFAETLAAKVQ, encoded by the coding sequence ATGGCTTTAGCAAAAGTAGTTTATGCAAGTATGACCGGCAATACGCAAGAAATCGCGGAAATCGTTGCTGATAAATTGGAAGATTTAGGTCTTGATGTAGATTTGGACGAGTGTACTTCAGTTGACGCTGACGAATTTGAAGATGCGGATCTTTGCATTGTTGCCACTTATACTTATGGCGATGGTGAATTGCCAGATGAAATCGTTGATTTCTATGAAGATTTGCAAGATGTTGATCTTTCTGGAAAAACATTTGGTGTCTGTGGTTCAGGAGATACTTTCTATGATGATTTCTGTATTTGTGTTGACATGTTTGAGGAACAATTTGCACTTACTGGAGCTGAGAAAGGTGCAGAATCTGTCAAAGTGGACTTGAATGCTGAAGATGAAGATATTACAAATCTTGAGAATTTTGCAGAAACTTTAGCAGCCAAAGTTCAATAA
- a CDS encoding TrmH family RNA methyltransferase encodes MEIITAKDNKKIKEARKLLTKKKYRKNSYLIEGFHLLEEAVNSGAKILQIFVEENKYQHVSHLENVLVVSSEVLKSLSDAGTPQGVVAEVAFEEVKVEFGHGKYLVLENVQDPGNVGTMIRTADAAGFSAVLCMGDTADIYAPKVMRSMQGSNFHIPVLSVADFTELQEAHIPLYVTTLSNRSISHKELVAEEDFALVMGNEGAGVSDRAVAVADQLVHIEMPGRAESLNVAVAAGILMFSL; translated from the coding sequence ATGGAAATTATTACAGCAAAAGACAATAAAAAAATAAAAGAAGCACGTAAACTGCTGACAAAGAAAAAATATCGTAAAAATTCTTATCTTATTGAAGGCTTTCATTTGCTAGAAGAAGCTGTCAATTCGGGAGCGAAAATTTTACAAATTTTTGTGGAAGAAAACAAATATCAACACGTTTCACACCTAGAAAATGTTCTTGTAGTGAGTTCAGAAGTTCTGAAAAGCCTATCGGATGCTGGAACACCGCAAGGTGTTGTCGCTGAGGTAGCTTTCGAAGAAGTGAAAGTTGAGTTTGGGCACGGTAAGTATTTAGTCCTTGAAAATGTCCAAGATCCTGGCAATGTCGGAACGATGATTCGAACAGCAGATGCTGCAGGTTTTTCAGCAGTACTTTGTATGGGGGATACGGCAGATATTTATGCTCCAAAAGTGATGCGAAGTATGCAAGGAAGTAACTTTCATATTCCTGTTTTGTCTGTGGCAGATTTTACGGAATTACAAGAAGCGCACATTCCTCTTTATGTTACCACTCTGTCCAACCGGTCCATCAGTCACAAAGAACTTGTAGCAGAAGAGGACTTTGCCTTAGTGATGGGGAATGAAGGTGCGGGTGTTTCTGATCGAGCAGTAGCTGTAGCGGATCAACTTGTCCATATTGAGATGCCTGGACGCGCAGAGTCTTTGAATGTCGCAGTGGCCGCAGGAATTTTGATGTTTAGCCTATAA